A region from the Benincasa hispida cultivar B227 chromosome 10, ASM972705v1, whole genome shotgun sequence genome encodes:
- the LOC120088978 gene encoding uncharacterized protein LOC120088978, producing the protein MIDTKLVVNHIEELQIIINDLQCEGLVISEPFQVVVVIEKLAHSWKDFKCYLKHKRKELSMENFVAKLYIEEDNRKGDKTPLEVEAKAHITEVNLRSRISSRKMRIMGQGMMLASAFEHKKGQSSNNQANVKENDDLVAVIYEVNMASDTKGWWIDTDATRHICRDKSLFITYEKLDGSDKLYKENASTASMESKGKVMLKWIFGKILTLNDI; encoded by the exons ATGATTGATACCAAGTTGGTAGTCAATCATATAGAAGAATTGCAAATTATTATCAATGATTTGCAATGTGAAGGATTGGTCATCAGTGAGCCATTCCAAGTTGTTGTTGTGATTGAGAAGTTGGCTCATTCTTGGAAGGACTTCAAATGTTATCTTAAACATAAGCGAAAGGAGTTATCTATGGAGAATTTCGTGGCAAAACTCTATATAGAAGAGGATAACAGAAAAGGAGATAAAACTCCGCTAGAAGTTGAAGCCAAGGCTCACATTACTGAAGTTAACCTAAGAAGTAGAATTTCAAGTAGAAAAATGCGAATCATGGGTCAAGGAATGATGCTAGCAAGCGCATTTGAG CACAAAAAGGGACAAAGTTCCAACAATCAAGCCAATGTCAAGGAAAATGACGATTTGGTTGCTGTCATTTATGAGGTAAATATGGCTTCAGACACCAAAGGTTGGTGGATTGATACTGATGCTACTAGGCACATTTGTAGGGACAAGTCATTATTCATTACATACGAGAAGCTAGATGGTAGCGATAAGCTGTACAAGGAAAATGCTTCAACTGCCTCAATGGAAAGCAAGGGAAAAGTCATGCTGAAATGGATTTTTGGAAAGATACTTACCCTTAATGACATATGA